In Paenibacillus stellifer, the DNA window AGTACGCTGAAATCTACTCGGAGTGGTCAACGAACGAAAAGGTGGCTCTGGAGGTCGCGATGGGAGCCTCTTTTGCCGGCTATCGAAGCTATGCCGTCATGAAGACTGTCGGGCTCAATGTCGCTCATGACGCGCTGATGTCCGCAGCTCAAGCACAGACGAACGGAGGGCTGGTGCTCGTGGTATCGGACGATGCCGGACGGATCAGCGATGACTGCAACGACTGCCGTCATTACGGGGACAGCGCCGGGGTTCCCGTGCTCGAACCGTCAGACAGCCAGGAAGCTCTGGAATATATGAAGCTTGCTTTTGAGCTCAGTGAGCGGCTCAGCCTGCCGGTCATTATCCGTCTGACTTCCATCACATGCAAGACACGCAGCACGGTGGACATCGACGACACTTACCAATATCAGAAGGCATTCCGCAAGAAATACAAATTCAGCTATTATGGCGTGCTGGCAAGCACGATGATGATCGGCATGGCAGACTCCTCGAATGCCAAGATTCGCCGGTTCGATCATGATTTTGCCCAGGCACTGCGCAGCCTCAAGGAAGAATCCGCAGACCTTCCGGTGAATGTGCTTGAAATAAACGGCAGTGACATTGGAATCATCACCGCAGGTGTGCCATATGGCTATGTCAAGGAAATGCTGCCGGAGGCTTCGGTCTTGAAGCTCGGCTTGGTCTATCCGCTTCCGGAGCGTCTGATTCGCAGGCTTGCGGATCATGTTAACCGGCTGTATGTCATTGAAGACGGTCATGTGTTCCTCGAGAAGGAGATCAAAAGCCTTGGCTTCGATGTCATCGGGGAGAGCCTGTTCCCCAAATTTCCGGAATCCACATGCTTCAGCCCCGAACTGATATCACAGAAGCTGGGTTCAACAGAAGTCAGCGTACACCCGATCCAGAATGTTTCCTTCCGTCTGCCGATGAATTGTGCCGGCTGCTCCCATCTATTCGTCTATCACATTCTGAAGAAGCATCGAATCGAGGCTTCAACCGATGTGACCTGCGGCGGGATCGGCGTCTTCCCGCATATCGGCGCTTTCAATAACGCGAAGCATATGGGTTCCTCCATCGGGATGGCTCACGGTGTGAACGTGATGAATCAGAGACAAGGAGAGCGGAAGTATGTTGCGGTCATAGGGGATGGCGGGTTCTGGGCAACCGGAATTAACGGAATGATTAATATGGTCTACAATTCGGTAAATTCCACGGTTATTATCGTAGACAATCAATGCATCGCAATGACGGGGGGCCAGAGTCTTCCATCCGGCGATTTTGGAGCTCATTACAATCCGGAGAATCGTCTGAGCATCGCAGAGATGTGCCGGGCGATCGGAATTCGTGATATCCGTACAGTTGATGCCTATGATCTTGAGGAATTGGAAGACGCGGTGCTTGGCGCCGTCAACTCACAAGAAAGCTCAGTCGTCATCGTTCAGAAGCCTTGTCTGTTGAAAATCAAGCCGGATCGGTCCGTATCCGGGCATGTTGTGCAGAGCAAATGCGTTCATTGCAAAAGCTGTCTTCAGCTCGGTTGTCTCGCATTGGAAATTAAAACAACGGATCAAGGCGAGGAGATTCAAATCAACGAAAATCTGTGCGTTGGCTGCAAATTATGCGCCGCAACCTGTAAAAGCGAGGCGATAAGCTATGAGTGCTCCGGATAAAGGAAGTTACCTCATTTGCGGATTGGGTGGCCAGGGGATAGGCCTGTTCGGCAAAATACTTGGCGAGTACTACACCCATCATGGATACGAGATCAAAATCTCGGATGTAATGGGACTTGGACAACGGGGAGGGAGCGTTGAATGTCATTTCAGATACTCGACAGAACGCATTTACTCTCCGCTTATTCCATTTGGTACGGCAGAGGCGCTCATTTCTTTTGAACAAATCGAGACGCTGCGCAATGCCCATTACCTGAAGAAGGACGGGCGGATTATTAGCAGCACGTATGAATTGAGTCCGCCAACGGTAAATACGAGGCTTCAGGCTGATATTCAGGGCAGCAAACGGGAAATCATTCAGCGATTAGGTTTCCCGGTCCGGTTTATTGACGATGCGGAAGTCGACCGGGCCGATCCGGAGTTCAATCGTGTGCGCAATATGATCGCCTTGGCTGTGCTCGCGGAACAGATGGAGCTGGACATCCAGAGCTTGATCGAATTGCTGAAGAACAATATATCTCCCTCATATCTTCAATTGAATCTTAGAGCTTTTGAATACGGGAGACAGTTATTTGAGAGAACGACAGCATACTAACTGCCAGATGAGGTGATGAAGTGAAGCATTCAGCTTCAGAGATGCGGATTATTTCGTTATTGGTTTTTTTGGTTCCTTTTCTAATGGGACTCGGGGTCGATTTATATGTGCCTTCTCTGCCCTCGCTCGTGTCTTATTATCATAGCGATACCGGAACCGTTCAGCGGAGCATTAGCCTGTATATGCTGGGATATGGTGTGGGGCAGATGATGCTCGGAATTCTCTCGGATCGTTATGGGCGTAGAAAAATACTGCTGGGCAGCTCATTGAGCTATGGAATCATCAGTTTGATCTGTATTAGCTCGCCGACTGTTCAAGTGCTCAATCTATGCCGGCTCATCCAGGGCTTAAGCGTTGGCGGGATGGCGGTTGTGGGCCGGGCAATGGTCGTGGATTGTTATAAAGGAAAAGAGTTGGCCAAAGCAACGAATTACTTCGGATTAAGCTGGTCGCTAGGCCCGATCATCGGTCCATTTATCGGCGGTTATTTTGAAGAATATTTAAGCTGGAAAGCCGACTTCTATTTCTTTGGATTGTACGGCCTGATTATTTTTGGTTTAGCCCTGGCGCGGTTGCCTGAAACCAATCAAAATCTGGTTAAGCTGAACCTGAAAATCACGCTCTCGAACATCGGAAAGATTATTAAAGATCCCGTATTCATGGGTATGACGATCATCGGCGGATTCGGTTACGCTTCAGTGGTGCTGTTCAACACGATGGGGCCTTTTCTCATCCAGAATGTTCTTGGCTATTCTTCCGTGATTTACGGTTATATTGCGCTGGTACTGGGAGCTTCTTATTTCTTGGGGTCGATTGGCAATCGGTTCAGCGTGGGCCGTTATCCCATCATGACCTTATTGATCTTCGGATTATCCAGTGCGTTGATTTTCAGCCTGATCATGATTTTGATTGAGTTTGCGGCAGGCGTGAGTCTTCCCGGAACGGTGATTCCGGTTCTGCTGATCGTCTTTGTCTGCGGTTTTATCGTCCCCAATACGTTAGCGCGATCAATGGAACTGTTTGCCCATCTGGCGGGTACGGCAAGTTCCTTGTTCGGCTCTCTGTCGGGTGTCATCGTATCGCTCGTCACAACATTCGCCAGCCATTTAAAGGTCGATTCCCAGCTTCCGATGTCGTTCACATACAGCGGACTGATGCTCATCTCGATCCTGCTGTTTGGTGTCTGCCATTATGTTGATAAGCTGCCGGCCGGCAAAGAAAAGGAGGAGAAACTGCATGTATGAACCGAAAGCCGCGAACCGGGAATTGAGTCTGGTGCTGGGGGATATGGATACCGTTTATCAAGTGTCAACCTATGGCGCCGTGTTCGCGGGAGTATTGGATGGATTTGTGCCTTTGAAGGATTTGAGCAAATGGGGGGACTTCGGCATTGGCAGCATTACGGGACTCCATGGCGAAATCGCCATTCTGGACGGTATCATCCATCATTTTGATGAATATGGGCAGACTCGTTCCATTGACCGAGAGGACCTAACGCCCAAAATGCTACTTTCCTTTTTCAAAACGGATCAGATTGTTCCTTTGCACACAGCAGCCACCTATGAGGAGACGAAGTCTGCGATCGAGCAGGCGCTTCCCTCAGCCAACATCATGTATGCGATCAAGATCGAAGGTCTCTTCGAAGTTTTACGGACCAAATGTTATCCTGCCCAGCCGAAGCCGTATCCCAAAGGGATCAACACCGCTTTATCCAAGCATGTCCGAACGTATCATAACGAGCGCGGAACGTTGGTTGGCTACCTTATGCCGGAACATCTTGGCGAGATTTCCGGGCTAAGCTACCATTTTCACTTCATTACAGAGGACGGCAAGTACGGAGGTCATATGATTGATTTTACACTGATTGACGGAACTGCCTATCTGGATTACAAGCATACTTTGCGGCTCGTTCTTCCCAGCGATGAGGAGTACTACCAAGCCGATTTATCCGATACGATGAACATCCTTCAACAGGTCGTGGACATTTCACTGCAATAAATGCCAGTGTGTAAGGCGAAGAATCCGATGGAGGAGGGGTTTAGATGAAGAACGGTCAAAATGTAGAGTACCGCAATACGGATGTGTATACGCAAGTCAATACAACGGCAGCGCTTGTTGCGGGCGTGATGGAGACAGAGGTTACAATTCGCGATCTGAGTGAGTGGGGAGATTTCGGGCTGGGCTGCACGAAGGGGATGCAGGAATCGGTTCTGCTGCTGGATAATCAGACCTATGTCAATAAAGTAGTCAAAGACGATCAGAAGATCGGGTTATTTCTGCTGGCCTTCTTCGAGGAGACCAATCCGGTCAGGCTTCAGCAGACGATGGACCTGAACGATCTGAGAGCCTATATTGATTCGGCATTGCCGACTCCCAATATCATGTACGCCGTCAAATGCAAAGGCAAGTTCGAATCCATTCAAACGTCTATCCCCTTATCGTTTCAGAAGCCGTATCCGCGTGTCGTTCCCGAAATGACAGACCAATCCATCAATGTTGAAGTGGATAATATCAGCGGCACCATCATTGCCTTCTGGCTCCCGTCATTTTTATCAGGGATCAACGGTGGAGCGGGAGGACTGCACGCGCATTTCATCAGCGATGACCGGAAATTTATGGGCCATGTGATCGATTGCAAAATGACTGAAGGCGTACTGTGGATCGATGCCAAGCATCAGCTGAATCTTCAGCTTCCGAAGGCTGATCCCGCTTTCTATGAAGTTGACCTGAATGGAAATGAGGCCATGTCCAGACGGGTATCGGAATGGATCAAGGAAGGCATTGGAGGCAAAGAAATCCTACCTGGGGCCACTATAAAAGCATAATAATATAAGCTATACTGAGTTTAGTTATACTTGGTGCTTTTTTCCATCTAATGATGGGGCGGAAATAGACCGTGATCCTGGCCAGGGCGGTCTATTTCTTTTTACATATTGAGGTGACTCTTTCAGGTAAGTACAAATGATTAAGGAGCGGGGTCGAAGTTGAATATCGAGAAAGTTGATCTGGAACTTATAGAGGCAGCGCAGAACACGATAAGAAGTTTATACAAAGATGGCAAACATCACATTGGAGCGGCGGTTAGGACAAAAACAGGAAAAATATACACAGCGGTGCATCTAGAGGCTTACATCGGCCGAGTATCTGTGTGTGCTGAAGCGATCGCCTTGGGCAAAGCTATATCTGAAGGCGAGGATGATTTTGCTACGATAGTAGCCGTAAGGCATCCCGATCCGACAGAAGAGGATCAAACCATTGAAGTTGTATCGCCTTGCGGCATCTGCAGGGAATTGATTAGCGATTATGGAGCAGACATACAAGTTATTTTGAAGGGGACCAACCATTATTTTAATAAGAATATACAACAATTATTGCCGGACAAATATGAAAGATGAACAGACAGCAACCAGGAGGAAGCAATGAATACCTGCATATATATGATCAGACATGGAGAATCGCCAAAAACCGAAGGAAATGAAAGAACCCGTGGTTTAAGTGAGAAAGGTAGACTTGATTCGGAGAAAATAATAGAACTTTTGAAGGACGAGGGAATCACCAGCTTCGTATCAAGTCCCTATAAGCGAGCTGTTATGACGATTGAGGGATTAGCCCACTTTTGCGGGCAAGAAGTATCTGTAATCGAGGATTTGAAAGAGTTCATGTTCTCAACCGAAGACAAAGTCGTAGGAGATCAGGAAGTATACGCAATGGTGAGAAAAATGTTTGAAACCCCTGACTATGTACCTCCAATGGGTGAGTCGATGACAGAGTGTCAGCAACGAGCGGTGGCAGCATTGAAGGAAATTTTAACCATATACAAAGGGCAAAGAGTAGCAATCGGAACCCACGGTCTCGTTATGACCCTAATGATGAACCACTTCGATAATCAATATGGATATGAGTTCTTAATGAACACGTCCAAACCGGATATTTACAAGATGGAATTTAATGAAGATACATTAGTTAACATTGATAGAATATGCTTATAGGAATCTGAATAAGGGGGATTCTTGGTGATCAATGATGTGTACACAATGATTTCTAAATTGGCAACGCCCAGGCTGGTTGTAATATTGTGTGTTGCAATTATTTCTCTCTACATCTTGCTGAATTTTATCCTGGGTGTCCCCCAACTCAAACAGTTATCCGGCGGAATTGGAGTCATAGATTCAACCTTTAATTATTCCGCAGACAAAGTCTACACAATGATCGAAGCCTACGGACCCCAAGGGAGAAAAATCCATATTGTACTGGAAGTCGTTGACTTCATCTTTCCGCTTATTTACAGTTTGTTTTTCAGCTTGTCTGTTACCCTGATTCTTCGGCAAATGTTCCCCCTAAATACGTTTACGCAGACGATATGTCTCCTGCCGTTATTGATCATTGTGTTTGAATATGTGGAGAACATAGGGGTATTAGCAATGTTAGTTTCATATCCAAGACAAATGGAAGTACTTGCTGTCTTAACAAATGTCGCTACCTTATTAAAAACACTGGTGACGGTATACTCCTTATTTGCAATACTTGCAGGCGCAATGTCCTGTTTTCTGAAAAAGTATGTAATTTACTGAATCGTAAACGAAGGTGAGTCTATTGAAAATTGAGTATGTAGAGACGGATCTAACCTCACTTGCATTAATCCAGCCATTATGGGAGCGGCTTAGAGATCATCATGCTTCATTGTCGAGACATTTTTCGGAGCAGCTAAGCAGCAATACATTTGATGGGCGATCACGCGACCTGCTCGATAAATCGAGACAAGGACAAATAAAGATTATTTTAGCTCATGATGCAACTGCAGCGGCGAAGATACTGATCGGATATTGTATTAGCTCGATCAACGAGGGGAAGCAGGGAGAGATCGATTCGATTTTTATTCTGGATCGTTATCGGGGTACAGGCATTGGAGATACCTTAATGAGACGAACGCTGGATTGGTTTCAGGAAAATGAAATTCTCGACATTGGCATATCCGTTTTATTTGGAAATGAACAAGCATTGAAGTTTTATGAGAAATATGGATTTTACCCAAGGTCTTATACATTGAAGAACACTGTGAATTAAGTTGTAGGTTGATAAAAGAGCGGCACCATACGGTCTGTTGTCGAAGGAGAATAAGTTATTTGACTGACGGTACGCCATTATCGAGAACGATAGTTAAATGGATAAGGGTTGCCACGTAACCGCTCTTCGCTCAAAAACGGGCAGAAAAGCGTTGTACATTGCTTGAGATATTTTAAGGGTACATCGAGTATAATGAATTAAACATCATCGGTAGGTGGTAAAAATAAAAAAAATAATCTTTACTGGCGGTGGATCTGCAGGACATGTAACCGTCAACATTGCAATGATACCTGAATTCATCCGTGCAGGCTGGTTAACCGAATATATTGGTTCAGTGGATGGTATTGAAAAGCAGCTAATCACATCTAACTTTAATGTTAAATACCATTCAATATCAACAGGGAAGCTACGACGGTATCTAGATTGGCAGAACGTAAAGGATCCGTTTAAAGTGGTGAAAGGGATTATGCAAGCATATCAGCTTATTAAGAAGCAGAAGCCTAATATTGTGTTTTCTAAAGGTGGCTTTGTTTCTGTACCAGTTGTAATTGGAGCTTGGTTGAACAAAATTCCCGTTATCATACATGAATCTGATTTAACTCCAGGCTTAGCCAACAAGCTCGCAAGTCCGTTTGCTAGTCTGATTTGCACTACTTTTTCGGAAACATCATCTTACTTTAACAACCACAAATGTTATTGCGTGGGACCTGTTCTTAGAGATGAATTGACAAAGGGCGATGCTGAACGTGGACGGGCATTCGTTGGGTTTTCAAATATTAAGAAACCTATAATAGTTATTATGGGGGGGAGTTTGGGATCACGGAAGATCAATCATGTGATTCGAGAATCCTTAACACAACTAACAAAGAAGTTTCGAGTCATTCATCTTTGTGGAAAAGGACATCTGGATTCTTCTATTGCTAATTCTGATTACCGTGAATATGAGTATATAAACGAAGAATTACCAGACATATTAACCATGTGTGATTTTGTGATTTCACGAGCGGGTTCGAATTCAATTTTTGAGTTTTTATCTTTAAAGAAACCAATGATTTTGATCCCTCTTACTAAGGAACAGAGTAGAGGAGATCAACTTTTAAATGCTGCTTCTTTTGAAAGCAAGGGTTACTGTAAAGTTCTACACGAAGAACAACTGAATCCTGATAGCTTAATTGCTAGTATATATGAATTAGCAGAAGAAAAAGAACGGTATATTCGAAATATGAGTTCTTTCGAGCGTAATGATGCAGTAAGCCTTATTTATAATCTGATTGTTGAGAACGCAAAGAATGGACTAAATGATGAATAAATAGTTTTTATTTCAAAATAAACACGTTGTACTAAAGGGACATTCTAATTCAATGAAACAGCGACAGACTAGGACTTATTATTCCGTCCATGGCTGTCGCTGTTGACTGGAATTTCAGGGTTAGGCGAATACTCTTATCGGAAAGAGCTGTACCTCTTGTCAGGCCGGGATATTGGATATACCACCTCCGGCTGCGCCGCACGACGGCCTTCACGTTTCCGTGTGGCAAGATAAATCCGGCGAATAACCATCCCAATGACTAGCGCTCCGGTTGTCGTATACATCAGCTTCATGGCAGGTGTACTGCTGTCGGTTCCTATCATTGCAGCATGTAACAACGCCATAATGAAGGTTGGGAGTGCCATGAAGTGAATGATGCGCCAAGTTTTTTTACCAATCGACTTCATCATATCGGAGCTGAGAATCAAAGCGAGCATGAGATAGAAGGCAAGGGTTCCAAGACCTGTCCAGAACGGCTCATGTCGGGATGCGAATGGAATGACGATTTCAAAGAACGAATAGCCGACATATTGGTCAAACACAAGAACCAGCCCATGCACCAGACCGAAGAGCATGCCGAACCATCCGGTCCATTGATGAATCAGATTGAGCTGAGCTCTGCGAGCGCCTTTCGCCCACGGTTCTCCCTGAAGCAATCCGGCGAATATCGCCGCGAAGAGCAACATATAAGAGGTTAACCCGGCAGCCCGTACGGTCGTCCACACGCTTAATGTATCCGCAATACTACTGAACCAACTGTACATATCGTTCCTCTCCTTTCATATCTGCCAGGTAAAATTCCGCCATGCCACCCAGCACAATCGAGCAGTCTTCCCGTACGGCGATTACCGCGCAGTCCGGATGCTGCTCCTTCACCCAGGATACTCCTCGCGTTCCGCCTAGAATCAAAAAGGTCTTCGCCAGAACCTCCGCCTGCCCGAGTGAAGGGCAAATCGCCGTCACCTGAATCAAATCAGAGGTGCAGGGCTTGAGCGTGCGGGGGTCCAAAATATGATGCATTTCCTCACCGCCAGGACCTTTCCATCTCCGTTTGACCCGGCTGCTTGTTGCGATCCCCGCTCCTGTACTGATCGAGAGAGTTGCGATATTTTCTACAGGCTGATAGGGGTGGGCTATGTCGATAAGCCGCTGAGCTTCTCCCCAGATGATAATGTCGCCACCGGCATCGATGGCTCCCTGACGTATACCTCGATTGGCTAGTTTCTCCGCCATTTGTTCGGCGCTCCACCCCTTGGCGAAACCGCCCAGATCAAGCGAGATGCCCGGCTGAAGCGTAATATTTCGCAGCTCTAAATCCAACTCCAGATAGGTATCCAGAGGAAGAGGAGTACGCGTCTCCGGTGCTTGAATATGGGTTGCCGAGAAGGCCGAAGCTGAAGTGTCGGGCGCTTGCTTATCCAAGAGCTCGAAGCTCTCCCGGTATCCGGCATTTTCCAGCGCTCTGCCCATGAACGGATTAAAAACACCGTCCGTTTCGCGGTAATACCTAGCCGCCTCCGAGACGGCCTGAAAGAGCAGCGGGGAGGCGGCAAAGGCTCTGCCTGAAGCCTGATTGAGACGGGACAGCTCACTGGCAGGCCGGAACCGGCTGAGCTGGGACTCGACGGAACGGAAATACTTCTCCGCTTGAGTCTCAGACTCTGCCGGCAGTCCATACAGGTAAAAGTCAGTGTTCATCGCTTTAAAATGTTTCATTCCGCAGTCCCCCTTCCGGATCAAGAAGCGCGTGTACGCATTCGGCCGCTGTCCTGGCTATCCGAGGACGAATTATCCGAGAAGCCCGAGCCGGAGGAAGATCCGGAATCGCCGGAGGAATACGATCGGCCCCGGCCTGGGCCGAAGCCTTGATCTGTGCTCGAACCGCTGTCTGTTCCGGAGTCCGAGTCGAAATCCCAGCGTGGCTGATTCTGGCTGCTCTCGAAGATGCTGCTGTCCTGCTGAGTTTGGTTAGAGGCGGCAGCGCTGCCTGCATCCGCCTGGTTCTGATTGCCGATATATCCGACGAAGCCTGTGAACAGAAGAACTCCCGATACGCCGGTCAGCCATTTCACCCATTGTTGTTTTTTCATAGTGTCCTCACCCTCGTCTTTAGTGATAGCTGAATTTTAGACGCAATTGGTGAAAAAATGGTGAAACCTCTCATGAGCTTCTTTTTCATGTGAATTTCATCATGGCATGTTATCCTGAGTTCAGGATTTCTTATTGAAGAAGGAGACGCTGTTCATGAAGATACTGCTGGCAGAAGATGACCGGCGGCTGGGTGAACTGATTGCCCATATGCTGAAGAAGAAAGCCGAATGCGCCATTGATTGGGTGACGACCGGAGAGGATGCCTACCACTATGCGGCTGAAGCCCAGTACGATGTGCTTATTCTGGATTGGATGATGCCGGAGGGTGACGGCTTGGGAGTATGCAGGAAGCTGCGGCGGGATGGATACAGCGGGGCGGTTCTGATGCTCACTGCGAAGGACAGTCTTCAGGACAAAATCGAGGGGCTCGATGCCGGAGCCGACGATTATCTCGTGAAGCCGTTCGAAATTGACGAATTGCTTGCACGTATACGGGCGCTTACCCGCCGCAATTTTGCGCCGATTCTGGAGCAGGTGATGAAGCTGGGCGAACTGGCGCTCAACCGGACCGCTCAGACGGTGAAGCGCGGCACCGAGTCCGTCCAGCTAACACCGCGGGAATTCCAGCTGCTTGATTTACTGGTCCAGAACCCAGGGATCGTCTTGACGCGAGAGGTCATTCTGGACCGAATTTGGGGGCTGGAGAGCGATGTCGGGCCCAAGACGATAGATGCCACAGTGAAGCTGCTGCGCAAGAAGCTTGGCGAAATTACGGATGAGGACTGGATTCAGAGCGTTCGGGGGGTTGGATATAAAATTGATAAAGAGAAGGTTCACTAATCGGCTTCCAAAATGGAGATTATCGGCCGGCAAACCGCCAGATAACGATGTCATCCGGTTGACGCAGCGCAAGCTGACGATTCGTTATAGCGCCGTTCTGATCGGGTTTCTGCTGTTATTCATCGTTACGGTATATTTGCTGCTTCATTACCTCCTCATGAATCAGCAGAAGCAGCAGTTGAACAGCTGGCTTGAGCAGCAGGTGTACTCATTGCATGAAAGCCGGGAGCATGGTCAGGGTAAGAAAGGCTTCATCGGAGGCGGTGGCAATCCGGGTGGGGGAGTACGCAGCGGCGGCAATGAGATCGCAGGATTTGTCGCAGACACATCGGGCAATCTGCTAGCATTGAATGCTGATACCTTGAACCTGGTTAGTGAGATCGAAAACGCCATG includes these proteins:
- a CDS encoding acetolactate decarboxylase; this encodes MYEPKAANRELSLVLGDMDTVYQVSTYGAVFAGVLDGFVPLKDLSKWGDFGIGSITGLHGEIAILDGIIHHFDEYGQTRSIDREDLTPKMLLSFFKTDQIVPLHTAATYEETKSAIEQALPSANIMYAIKIEGLFEVLRTKCYPAQPKPYPKGINTALSKHVRTYHNERGTLVGYLMPEHLGEISGLSYHFHFITEDGKYGGHMIDFTLIDGTAYLDYKHTLRLVLPSDEEYYQADLSDTMNILQQVVDISLQ
- a CDS encoding ferric reductase-like transmembrane domain-containing protein, whose amino-acid sequence is MYSWFSSIADTLSVWTTVRAAGLTSYMLLFAAIFAGLLQGEPWAKGARRAQLNLIHQWTGWFGMLFGLVHGLVLVFDQYVGYSFFEIVIPFASRHEPFWTGLGTLAFYLMLALILSSDMMKSIGKKTWRIIHFMALPTFIMALLHAAMIGTDSSTPAMKLMYTTTGALVIGMVIRRIYLATRKREGRRAAQPEVVYPISRPDKRYSSFR
- a CDS encoding GNAT family N-acetyltransferase, translated to MKIEYVETDLTSLALIQPLWERLRDHHASLSRHFSEQLSSNTFDGRSRDLLDKSRQGQIKIILAHDATAAAKILIGYCISSINEGKQGEIDSIFILDRYRGTGIGDTLMRRTLDWFQENEILDIGISVLFGNEQALKFYEKYGFYPRSYTLKNTVN
- a CDS encoding multidrug effflux MFS transporter; protein product: MRIISLLVFLVPFLMGLGVDLYVPSLPSLVSYYHSDTGTVQRSISLYMLGYGVGQMMLGILSDRYGRRKILLGSSLSYGIISLICISSPTVQVLNLCRLIQGLSVGGMAVVGRAMVVDCYKGKELAKATNYFGLSWSLGPIIGPFIGGYFEEYLSWKADFYFFGLYGLIIFGLALARLPETNQNLVKLNLKITLSNIGKIIKDPVFMGMTIIGGFGYASVVLFNTMGPFLIQNVLGYSSVIYGYIALVLGASYFLGSIGNRFSVGRYPIMTLLIFGLSSALIFSLIMILIEFAAGVSLPGTVIPVLLIVFVCGFIVPNTLARSMELFAHLAGTASSLFGSLSGVIVSLVTTFASHLKVDSQLPMSFTYSGLMLISILLFGVCHYVDKLPAGKEKEEKLHV
- a CDS encoding 2-oxoacid:acceptor oxidoreductase family protein; this encodes MSAPDKGSYLICGLGGQGIGLFGKILGEYYTHHGYEIKISDVMGLGQRGGSVECHFRYSTERIYSPLIPFGTAEALISFEQIETLRNAHYLKKDGRIISSTYELSPPTVNTRLQADIQGSKREIIQRLGFPVRFIDDAEVDRADPEFNRVRNMIALAVLAEQMELDIQSLIELLKNNISPSYLQLNLRAFEYGRQLFERTTAY
- a CDS encoding cytidine deaminase, whose amino-acid sequence is MNIEKVDLELIEAAQNTIRSLYKDGKHHIGAAVRTKTGKIYTAVHLEAYIGRVSVCAEAIALGKAISEGEDDFATIVAVRHPDPTEEDQTIEVVSPCGICRELISDYGADIQVILKGTNHYFNKNIQQLLPDKYER
- a CDS encoding indolepyruvate ferredoxin oxidoreductase subunit alpha, encoding MKVVLTGNEAVARGAYEAGAGMATGYPGTPSTVVIEETMRKYAEIYSEWSTNEKVALEVAMGASFAGYRSYAVMKTVGLNVAHDALMSAAQAQTNGGLVLVVSDDAGRISDDCNDCRHYGDSAGVPVLEPSDSQEALEYMKLAFELSERLSLPVIIRLTSITCKTRSTVDIDDTYQYQKAFRKKYKFSYYGVLASTMMIGMADSSNAKIRRFDHDFAQALRSLKEESADLPVNVLEINGSDIGIITAGVPYGYVKEMLPEASVLKLGLVYPLPERLIRRLADHVNRLYVIEDGHVFLEKEIKSLGFDVIGESLFPKFPESTCFSPELISQKLGSTEVSVHPIQNVSFRLPMNCAGCSHLFVYHILKKHRIEASTDVTCGGIGVFPHIGAFNNAKHMGSSIGMAHGVNVMNQRQGERKYVAVIGDGGFWATGINGMINMVYNSVNSTVIIVDNQCIAMTGGQSLPSGDFGAHYNPENRLSIAEMCRAIGIRDIRTVDAYDLEELEDAVLGAVNSQESSVVIVQKPCLLKIKPDRSVSGHVVQSKCVHCKSCLQLGCLALEIKTTDQGEEIQINENLCVGCKLCAATCKSEAISYECSG
- a CDS encoding acetolactate decarboxylase — translated: MKNGQNVEYRNTDVYTQVNTTAALVAGVMETEVTIRDLSEWGDFGLGCTKGMQESVLLLDNQTYVNKVVKDDQKIGLFLLAFFEETNPVRLQQTMDLNDLRAYIDSALPTPNIMYAVKCKGKFESIQTSIPLSFQKPYPRVVPEMTDQSINVEVDNISGTIIAFWLPSFLSGINGGAGGLHAHFISDDRKFMGHVIDCKMTEGVLWIDAKHQLNLQLPKADPAFYEVDLNGNEAMSRRVSEWIKEGIGGKEILPGATIKA
- a CDS encoding FAD:protein FMN transferase gives rise to the protein MKHFKAMNTDFYLYGLPAESETQAEKYFRSVESQLSRFRPASELSRLNQASGRAFAASPLLFQAVSEAARYYRETDGVFNPFMGRALENAGYRESFELLDKQAPDTSASAFSATHIQAPETRTPLPLDTYLELDLELRNITLQPGISLDLGGFAKGWSAEQMAEKLANRGIRQGAIDAGGDIIIWGEAQRLIDIAHPYQPVENIATLSISTGAGIATSSRVKRRWKGPGGEEMHHILDPRTLKPCTSDLIQVTAICPSLGQAEVLAKTFLILGGTRGVSWVKEQHPDCAVIAVREDCSIVLGGMAEFYLADMKGEERYVQLVQ
- a CDS encoding undecaprenyldiphospho-muramoylpentapeptide beta-N-acetylglucosaminyltransferase, encoding MKKIIFTGGGSAGHVTVNIAMIPEFIRAGWLTEYIGSVDGIEKQLITSNFNVKYHSISTGKLRRYLDWQNVKDPFKVVKGIMQAYQLIKKQKPNIVFSKGGFVSVPVVIGAWLNKIPVIIHESDLTPGLANKLASPFASLICTTFSETSSYFNNHKCYCVGPVLRDELTKGDAERGRAFVGFSNIKKPIIVIMGGSLGSRKINHVIRESLTQLTKKFRVIHLCGKGHLDSSIANSDYREYEYINEELPDILTMCDFVISRAGSNSIFEFLSLKKPMILIPLTKEQSRGDQLLNAASFESKGYCKVLHEEQLNPDSLIASIYELAEEKERYIRNMSSFERNDAVSLIYNLIVENAKNGLNDE
- a CDS encoding histidine phosphatase family protein, whose product is MNTCIYMIRHGESPKTEGNERTRGLSEKGRLDSEKIIELLKDEGITSFVSSPYKRAVMTIEGLAHFCGQEVSVIEDLKEFMFSTEDKVVGDQEVYAMVRKMFETPDYVPPMGESMTECQQRAVAALKEILTIYKGQRVAIGTHGLVMTLMMNHFDNQYGYEFLMNTSKPDIYKMEFNEDTLVNIDRICL